The Tubulanus polymorphus unplaced genomic scaffold, tnTubPoly1.2 scaffold_54, whole genome shotgun sequence genome contains the following window.
TCCGACATTTTCTCACTATTGACAAATAAAGttttaatttgattgaatttaacCGTCCGGATCCACAATtcgatcaattcaatcaagCTGAatatattacattaaacaCACTGACCTGGTTGCGTTATAAAGTAatgattaaatcattatttctggTGACAGTTTTTAGTTTATATTCATGGCCTCCAGAACGAGGGACATGGACAAAACAATTTTACCCCCGCCATCacccgcagcagcagcagcagcagcagcaggtaaGAGGAGCCCGAGAAGAGACGAGCCACAATCAATGATTGACGACTAAAAACAAACCAGATGGTGAAAGGCACAGGGTTATAATATAGGCCTAGTAGGGATACTAGTGGATGATCTAACCTATTTCACGGGCGTTATTTTGGATTATTGATTTTACACACTTTTTTACTACATTAAGCCCGAGCCCTGTTTGCTTTTCACGGCACTGCCCTAACTTAAACTTCGACATAAGCTTCTCATGTGACCTAGGCCTATGCATATAACGCAGGTCTGTACTGGGTGCCCTGTACTGGGTGCCCTGTACTGGGTGCCCTGTACTGGGTGCCCTGTACTGGGTGCCCTGTACTGGGTGCCCTGTACTGGGTGCCCTGTACTGTAGTGTATGTGAAGATGACCTACATTTTTCCTACATTGTTTAGTACGGTAACACTATACGCAGGTCTCTGCAGGAGGgtttttaaaatttgatttaattgattattatttctaggatgtgatgatgaattgtcaACGACCGCTGATGATATTAGACAGAGCTATGATAGCAGGAACTCGTTTAATCGTTACAGGTTTGTCTCTAGGTGAAACTCCGCTCGGGTACTGGCAcagctactgtggcaagtgaagatTCCAcctatggcaggcgaggatccgccaggtgtcactagtagtTACTCGGTTATTGCGCTTCAATTTTTTCtacatatcaattaaattcgTATTAActtttctcattaataatcaatttccAGTAAAACTCCTAACTTATGTACTCAAACAGGAATGTCAATGTTTGATGACTTGTTTGAGATAGTTTCATTATAAGAGCCTGGAGCCGTTTTGAAtccagttcaaatttcattgaaaattaactaatattCACTACGTATAACTGAGCGTATTGTTACGCCAACCTGGTGTGTGCCGGTATCCCAATCTAATCTCATTTTATTGATTGTGACTGATTTTGTTATTGATTGTTTTGTAGGTGATTGTAAGAATAATGATTCTACAGTTTTATCTCAACTCGATTATAAACTACAGAATGTTTATTGTTTAGATGATGAAGGGCTGTCATTAATATCAGCGGTAATAAGTTTGATTTATTCTACCCTGTATCCAGGGGGGGTTTGTTACACCCGGTCCGGCATGTCTCCACCAGGGGGAGTTTTGAGGTGGTGTCTCTTGGATCTATATGTGGATCCTAGCTACAAACAGACTTTAGACCCGCGTACTTGTTCAAGGTGCGTAGTGTTGTCATTGTGTTGTTTTGTCTATTTATAACAGGTGGATGAATTCAACCAATCAAATCTTCACACTGTCACTGGTACTATCTCATTTTACAATCACTTTGTAAGTGGCTTTTTAATAGTATATTATTCTGTATTTGAGAGCCATACAATCGAAATATTGCTCagtattttctgtattttagAGCCATACAATCGAAATATTGCTCagtattttctgtattttagAGCCATACAATCGAAATATTGCTCagtattttctgtattttagAGCCATACAATCGAAATATTGGACAGTGATTTATACAGACTGACTATTGATATAATCAATACGAAGGACTCCTGTTTTGGTTGGTTCTtatcaattatcattatttgattCTTTATTGATTTCGTCTATATTTATGAGaggttgtttattttcagtaaAGGTTGAAACAATTGATTTGACCGAAAGTCATTTATCACCAAGAGACAGATCATTTCAGATTGTAAGTTACCTTTAGAAGTCTTTGAGTTGTGAGTTGAAAGTAGAATCTTACGCTCTGTAGAGCTGAACATTCATTGATTTCATTATTCGATGTATTTTCAGTCATTATTGAATCTAGTTGTTGCGTATATAATTCTGTTAATGGTTTGGATTGTAACCGATGAAGGTGCAACTCGTCAATCAATGttctatttcaatatattAGTCACAGCGATTGTTATTGGTAAATATACAATGATTTCTATAATAGCCTGCATCTAAATTATAaacatgattttaatgtaGTTGATTTTTATTTGACAGGAATTATTAAAACAGTTAGTGAATATTACATGTATTGCGTATTAGCTGAAACCGGAGAACCAGGTGAGACACCTATTATCCAGTTAATGCACTAAGGAAAACAGAGCTGATTTATTtgtctgttttattttatagatttatttctaATGTTAGTGGTTTCAATCACTTCATTCTGTTTCCATACGATTGTCATATTTGTGTCATTAGTTCTATTTGGAGGATATTGGATTACACCTGCACCGGCAGCAGCGTGAGTAACTCTACCCTAAACCCGTAATCATCGTCACGCTGTAATCCATTCAGTAATCAATgtgtatt
Protein-coding sequences here:
- the LOC141914602 gene encoding uncharacterized protein LOC141914602, yielding MIKSLFLVTVFSLYSWPPERGTWTKQFYPRHHPQQQQQQQQDVMMNCQRPLMILDRAMIAGTRLIVTGDCKNNDSTVLSQLDYKLQNVYCLDDEGLSLISAVDEFNQSNLHTVTGTISFYNHFSHTIEILDSDLYRLTIDIINTKDSCFVKVETIDLTESHLSPRDRSFQISLLNLVVAYIILLMVWIVTDEGATRQSMFYFNILVTAIVIGIIKTVSEYYMYCVLAETGEPDLFLMLVVSITSFCFHTIVIFVSLVLFGGYWITPAPAAAEPQRMKLKISTCSLLYYIILSLSVAGYKSVIQIFIIFNDFEMVYTQFTHNRFIYDLFNALLTITQAVLCLRTFLKFRSLKRKLMNIPVVFTSVVCLLLFVVDIAFIYGADFNVNQSDCMSRRPDEMWFLAARYALIQFTLLAVSVLLYRVLNFKQDDSDDMIA